A window of Aquila chrysaetos chrysaetos chromosome 19, bAquChr1.4, whole genome shotgun sequence genomic DNA:
AAGCACTGCTCGGGAGGTCTACACCATTCCAGAGGACCCGCTGGGTTGGATGTGCTGGAGGAAGTGGGTGGCTGTAAtttcaggcagggctggcatCACAGTACTGCCAGGGAAGATCTAGCCATCGCGGTGCTGCTTGCCGTTGTGCTGTGGGCTTTGTGCAAGAGTCAGCCTGCTCTTCCACCGTCTGGTGGCCTGGATCAGCTGGTGGGAATGGCACGTTCCTGTCCTTGCCTGTAACGtcaaagaaattaatctctgtGGGTGCTGCATCCCCAGAGTCCCTTTGCTAATCCTCCTCCTTTCACCGAGCGGCTGAGCCCTCGCTTGGATGCTTGAGTTGGCAGCAATACAGTTGTGAAAATAGCAAAGTCTCCTCTTGGGAAAAAAGGAGATCTCTTTGTAccatccttccccagccctggctcccaAGCCCTGGCTCCCAAGCACCCGCTCTTGCCTACACTCAGAAGAACTCTTAAAGCACAGTACTTTGCTTAAGTTATCGGTGAAAATCAAAGACAGAGGCAAGAAATGAGGAGGTGGCTTTTGAGGACTGGAGAAGGAGGGACGGCACTGTGCCTTCCATGAGGCAACTGCTTTCGTGCCTGACCCCTTCCTCCAGGCAGTCTGGAGTAGGTCCTGGGGAGCAGAAACGCCTTGGGCACTGAGCAGGAGGACAGTTTTCTGTCTCTGGTAGGATGCCTTTCTAGGCTAGCAGCAAACACAGCCGGGTGCTGCCATTAATCTTTAAATTCATATCCTCCACAACCAGAGGTTTGTTTCCTCATCAGGGCTTGGCTGCAGCGTGAAAGGTGTAACTGCTGTCCCACAATAGTCAACTGGGAGGTGTAATGTATATGTGTGCTATAtgttatatatacacatatgagTGTACATAAACATAAATAAGTATGCatgcttttttatatattttatatattttatatatttatatatattatttatagacacacatatagatatatattcaCCCACACATAAAacatggaggggaaaaaaccgGCTTGGAGTGGGATCCGTATCTGTAATGCATAGGggcacaaaacaaaccagactAGCACAGAAAGGAGCAGAGTTAGTAAATCCCATTTCTAAATAACTTCCTATAGCATGGTAGGGGTTGCCGGTGTCTAACAAAGTCAGGTTTGCATGAAAGCTTTCTTGTAGGAGAAGCATCCCTTACAGACCCCAGGTAGTTCTCACCAGTCCTTTCTTTCCCACAGTGTTCTAACAGTCCCTCCTCTTTATCCACCTCCATATTCCTGGAAACCTCTTGAATTGCAGTATCTCTAAGAGTTCCTGATATCTGCCAGATGCTGCTGTACGGGAGACAGTTAGACAGACAAACAGGCACGCACAcacttggtttttttattttttttaacccagcCTCCAGATGAGACTGAATTGCAGGAGTCTGCAGTTTAATTCTTGCTGCTCAGATGCTGTTGGATTGACAGAAAGGGACAGCTCTTACCTTTGGGGAGCTCCAAGCTGCCACTTAGGACCCGAGGTACCTCTGGACAGTTTCCTTTTGCCAACGTCAACCACTGTTGAAGCGTTAGGGAAAGTGCAGGCTGCCCATCCACATCCATGCCATCTCATGCACTGACAAGGCTCTCCTGCAGAAGGGCTGTGACTTGTCCCTTCAGCAACTGCCACGGTGGGGCTAGATGCTGCCCAAGGTGATTCCTGATGCTAACATGTAACTTTGCAATGAAGAGAAAGTGGCTCTGCctggaggaaatgaaaagacTTTGGGTCTTCCCCAGTTCCCATCAGTTACGTGTTGCTTTTGCCCTGGAGCAGGAAGATGTTTATCCTTGCTGAGCTTTGGGATTTATTGCCACATTAGACTCTCAAGCAGGCTGAGTCTAATGGAGGAAAATCGTattaagaatgtaaaaaaatacatcatggAAGATATGTGTGTTTATTCAAAAATGAACTGTGTTATAGTAAACCCTCTTGCTCATAATTCAGGCACTCTTTGGCCTGCTTGTTTTGTATCCTACAGAAGGTGCATTAAGACTGAAgccacaaatatttcttttcctttaattagCTCTTGTTTTGCACATCCACTGCTTTCTCCCATCCACCCAGCTTGCCATTCTGTCACAGAAGGCACAGAAAGGGACCCTGTCAGCCTCTCCAGCATCTCTGCTAGGGTGTGTTGTCACATGCAGTGTAGGAACCTGGATTATGCTGAGATGGCTGAATCCTCCGAGAGGACTGAAACCTATGGTAAGATCACAAGCTCATAGTTTCATtggataattcaggttggagaGACTTCAGAAGATCTCTAGTCCAAcatcctgctcaaagcagggccaactaTGAGGTCAGAAAAAGATGCTCATGGCTTTGTCCAGGTGGGTCTTGAAAACTTCTAAGGATGGAGatgcacaacctctctgggcaacctgcacCGATGCTTGACAGTCTTCATGGGGAAACATTTCTCAttatatccagtctaaacctcccttgTTTCAACTTATACCTGTTgtctctcctgctcctgccatgcactgctgtgaagagcctggctcagCCTTCCTGTCGGTAGGGGAAGGCTTCCCCTACCCTCGCTGTAGGTAGGGAGAGGCTGCTGTTGGGTCCCTgcaaagccttctcttctccaggccgaACAAGCCTCTTTCCTTGGTCTCATACCCTAGAGCATCTCTCCAACTCCCATCCATCTCCGTGGCCCTCTGCTGAACTCACTAGAGTAGACATCTGCTAGATTTCTGTAAAGGCCTCACTCACCTCATACACTTGATCCCTGCATAAAAACTCCACTACATCCCCTGTACCCCTCCTCTCTGATTTGGACCCAGAGACTTTCCATGGATGCCTCCCTAGTGCTTCTGAACCTGCAACTTCTTGTGCTTTGGCTTGCATTTGCCTTATTAGTAAAAGTCATGGGCACCACACAAGTGGGATTTTGCTCATTTATTTCCCTTCACCTGATAGTAAGGTAGATTATGAAATGAATAACAACTTGGATGTGAAAGCCACTGAAAATCCACCTTACCCTGGTGGCCATCTTCTGAGCTGAGAGCAGCAGTGTCTAAGTCCCTGATTCTCtgttatattttgcatttgtttccaaTGTTGATTTCTTAACTAAGAAGTCAGAGTTAAACCTTCACCATTTTCATGTCCTTTGATGTCCAGTTAGCATCAAAAAGAAGCCAGCTGCTTAGCAGCTTAGTCTTGGTTGGGGTGGCCACAGAAAAATCATTTGTTCACTCAACAGAGCATCTCAACCTGTGGAATTTGGGGACAACTGTAAAACAGTAGCACTCACCAGGAATGTCTTCACTTCcgttttaagaaaaaatgtatttcttttttaagaaaaaatgcccatccttttccttcattttatagTTTAATGGATAAACAAGAGTGTAGTCATATATGACACTATGGTAATTATAACAGTGTCCTAAGCAGCATGGGGTCATCTGCATAGGTTGGTGGGGAGGTGGAGGGATGTGGCGCTTGTCATTACCCACTTCTATGTTTAGTGGAGAGTCCAACTACGTGGAGTTTCTGTTGTTGATTTGTTTTAGGTATAGGTCATGTGAGAGCTGAGCTGGGATGGAGCATGACTCACATACCACGTGGGAATTCAATGGCTCCTTCTATCAGCCTTCAGCTTTCCTCATGATGGGCATCCCAGGCCTGGAAGGCCTTCACCACTGGATCTCCATCCCTTTCTGTACACTGTACCTTATTGCTCTCTTGGGAAACTGCATGATCCTATTCATCATAAAGAAGACCCAAAGTCTTCACGAACCAATGTACTACTTCCTCTCCATGTTGGCAGTCACTGACCTGGGCTTGGTTCTATGTACACTGCCTACTACTCTGGGCATTTTTTGGTTTAATATGCGAAGAATTGGGTTTGATGCTTGCCTCACTCAGATGTATTTCATCCACATACTGTCCTTCATTGAATCCTCTGTGCTCCTGGCAATGGCATTTGACCGCTTCATTGCCATCTCCCATCCACTGAGACACTCATCCATACTGACCAAGACGACTGTCATAAAAATAGGTCTGGCAATTATATTGAGGGGTATGGTCTCCCTCCTTCCCATACCCTTCTTGCTCAAGCGACTAACCTATTGTGGGAAGACTGagctttctcattctttttgctTCCATCCTGATATCATGAACCTAGCATGTGCAGATATAAAAGTCAATGTCTTCTACGGTATGATTATCCTCTTGTCAACAGTGGGGATGGACTTCATCTTCATTGTGCTGTCCTACATCCTAATCATTAAAACTGTTATCAGCCTTGCAACCAAGGAGGAGTGTCTCAAGGCTTTGAATACATGTGTTTCCCACATCTGTGCTGTTCTAGTGTTCTTCATCCCAATGATTGGACTGTCCATGATCCATCGCTTTGGAAAGAACGTTCCTCCTCTGGTTAACACTTTGGTGGCGTACACCTACCTTATAATTCCCCCTGCCCTCAACCCCATTATCTACAGCATAAAATCCAGCCACATCCGTGAGGCTTTGCTCAGGGCACTGCGGAGGAAGAGTGAATCTGACTGGTAGCTTCCTCCACCAGTTATGCCAGAAAGTGCTAGTGGACTGGTTTCTTGGTCAGAGCTAGTGGACTAGTTTCCTGGTGCTCCATCCACGCGGGTCACTGCCAGATGAAAGAACTGCAGATCCACTCGGACACTGTGCCTCAACCCCGGGCTGTGATCTTCCATGTTTTGTCCTAGCATGATGCTTTCATCCCTTCCAGCAGCCTGCGAACACCCCAAGCATTAATGCCAGCGATATATACAGATGGAAGCCCCAATTAGAGggagtcaattaaaaaaaaagggttgaATGACTTTATCTTTTCAAATCATGCAATGAGGTGGATCAAGGAACCTCTGCAACACGTTATGCAAACTCTAGTAGCCAGATAACAGCATGTAAGCTTCACTCAGACTCCCTCGTATGGGATCATCGTTCCCTCATCGCATGTAACAGCATAGATAACCCAGGCAGCAAGCACAACAGGACAAGGCTTGGGCCAAGAGTTTGGAGCCACTCTGAATATCCCAGTCATTAGTTGTTCAGCTGGAAACATCCCACAAGATGGAGCTCAGTTCCAGAGGCTGAGCACAGAGCATTTTCTGAAGATCAGGTGCTGTTAAGTGGGCCCACAGCACTCAGtccttcttaaaaaaaggcTCAGCCTTCATCTTTATCTGCTTCTGAAGTGCCATACACATCTACAGTGATGGAAACAGTGCTGCTTTTGCATCTCTTTTTGATGTCATCGAGTCTTACCATCTTGCCAATGTTCCAGCCATTGTTTTGCATTGAATGTAATGTATGTATGCAATATCTTCAATAAAAGACATCTATTCGTTGTAAAAGGTCAAAAGACTTGATGaagccatttattttctgtttatatgaTGCAGAGATATTAGGCTGGAGTTGCTTAAAATCTTCAGGATTTGCTGTAGGTGAGCACAGGATTGTATGAATTAGGTATGCATCAGGATGGTGCTTGGGGTCTGGTGTGACTAGCTCTCTTGCTGAAAAAAAGgggtttaaaaaatataataggAATGGCTAAACTTCCTGACACTAAGGACCATGTACTACAATCTTCCAACTGAGACCTGCCAGGTACTGACTGGGCAGTCCGCAGATGGGAGGTGACAGTGTCTCCCAGCATTTTATTGCTCTGCTGTAGGAGGGGTCTCAGCCAGATACGCAGCAAGATTTCATGATCCTCCTGGCTTGCATGCTCCCACCGACAGAATAAAATGGCCCCACATCTTTCATGCCTCCAAATTATGGAGCTGTATTTTTGTTGATCTTAAGCCATATTTTGGACAGTCTTGACCGCAGTGGAGAATAAGAAGAAACGGTCAGTGTTCACCTTGGAAGGGTGAAGCAGCAGAAGGTATCGGGACAGGATTGCACCAGAATTGGCCTGTTTCCGCCTGCTGCTAAGCACTTCACACTTCAGACTAACCCAGGATTAGTGTATTTTTCTATTCTGCTCTACACATAACAGTACCTGGAatagagagaaaagaataatgGGGGAgcatttccataaaaatatagaaagggagaagggaagattCCTGAGGGGAGGATTCCCAGGCcactgtttgttttgtgttgtgctAGTTATTTTGCTGAGAATCCCAGTGGGCCCTTGCACAGAGTGAAATACTGTTCAGCAGACCACCCCCAGAACCTCTGCCTGAGCGTTGGCACAGCTGGTCTTGGGGTGGAGTCCCATTTGCATTGAGATAGCACCCAATGGGAGCACTCTTTGCTCAAAAT
This region includes:
- the LOC115353391 gene encoding olfactory receptor 51G2-like codes for the protein MEHDSHTTWEFNGSFYQPSAFLMMGIPGLEGLHHWISIPFCTLYLIALLGNCMILFIIKKTQSLHEPMYYFLSMLAVTDLGLVLCTLPTTLGIFWFNMRRIGFDACLTQMYFIHILSFIESSVLLAMAFDRFIAISHPLRHSSILTKTTVIKIGLAIILRGMVSLLPIPFLLKRLTYCGKTELSHSFCFHPDIMNLACADIKVNVFYGMIILLSTVGMDFIFIVLSYILIIKTVISLATKEECLKALNTCVSHICAVLVFFIPMIGLSMIHRFGKNVPPLVNTLVAYTYLIIPPALNPIIYSIKSSHIREALLRALRRKSESDW